A part of Methanomicrobia archaeon genomic DNA contains:
- a CDS encoding phosphate ABC transporter substrate-binding protein PstS family protein encodes MGKNEAIVIAALVAIAVVTVLIPTMHAATPTGLSGELTVAGSTTVLPINQECARLLMEANPDLRISISGGGSGHGVKSVGAGEIDIGAASRDVKAAEMEQYPDLKPVAIGKDSVAIVLHPSNPVNELTLEQVAKIFSGEITNWKDVGGTDAAIRVLTREEGSGTREVFETYVMTPFDKEVAGAASVKSSNGEVRATVSSDSRSIGYLSLGYVDSSIKTVTIDGVEPTVENVHSGVYPISRNLYLITKGEPSALEQTFIDFVLSSEGQEVVEDVGYLRVVSPAAPTTPTPAPTKSPAPSATPLTTPTPEEPGFEAVCAIAGLLAVASLVLKRKHD; translated from the coding sequence ATGGGAAAAAATGAAGCGATAGTGATAGCGGCACTCGTGGCGATAGCAGTAGTGACAGTTTTGATACCAACGATGCACGCGGCGACGCCAACAGGCCTTTCCGGGGAACTGACCGTCGCGGGTTCGACAACGGTACTGCCGATCAATCAGGAATGCGCACGGCTGCTCATGGAAGCGAACCCTGATTTGCGAATATCCATATCGGGTGGTGGATCCGGCCATGGCGTCAAGTCGGTCGGTGCCGGCGAGATTGATATCGGTGCGGCATCGCGCGATGTAAAGGCTGCAGAAATGGAGCAATATCCGGACCTGAAACCAGTGGCTATCGGAAAAGATAGTGTAGCCATCGTACTGCACCCGAGCAATCCGGTAAACGAGTTGACACTGGAACAAGTGGCGAAGATCTTCAGCGGCGAGATCACGAACTGGAAGGACGTGGGCGGCACTGATGCTGCGATTCGGGTGCTAACGAGAGAAGAAGGATCAGGAACACGAGAAGTCTTCGAGACCTACGTGATGACGCCCTTTGACAAAGAAGTAGCAGGCGCGGCATCGGTAAAGTCGTCAAACGGTGAGGTGCGCGCAACGGTGAGCAGTGATTCCAGGAGTATTGGGTATCTCTCCCTCGGCTACGTTGACTCCTCGATCAAAACAGTCACGATTGATGGCGTAGAGCCGACAGTCGAGAATGTGCATTCCGGAGTATACCCAATTTCGAGGAACCTTTATCTCATCACAAAGGGAGAACCGAGCGCACTCGAACAGACCTTCATCGATTTCGTTTTGAGCAGCGAAGGGCAAGAAGTGGTCGAAGATGTGGGCTACCTACGAGTGGTCTCTCCGGCAGCACCAACAACACCAACACCAGCGCCGACTAAATCTCCAGCACCATCAGCAACACCGCTAACAACACCAACGCCTGAAGAGCCAGGCTTCGAAGCAGTATGCGCGATAGCTGGACTGCTTGCCGTGGCCTCTCTCGTGCTGAAACGAAAGCATGACTGA
- a CDS encoding metallophosphoesterase encodes MKIVHLSDIHAGGSHFLPDLAENVIDTINKLKPDILVVTGDLTDNGYTSEFEEAKGYIERLACDLKVIIPGNHDAKNVGYLGFEEFFGALVKVERSEGITVVGIDSTQPDLDEGHVGRELYAWLEQSLDTDDFKVVALHHHIIPVPKTGRERNILTDAGDVLELLMRYNVDLVLCGHRHVPWIWDLNGMIIANAGTACADRVKWGIPQSFNLFELEDAQKGTIKIYRMYSGGGQELVFDEERQRRAK; translated from the coding sequence ATGAAAATAGTACACCTTTCAGACATACATGCTGGTGGGTCTCACTTTCTGCCAGATCTGGCTGAAAACGTGATCGATACGATCAATAAGCTTAAACCGGATATTCTAGTCGTTACCGGTGATTTGACCGATAATGGCTATACTTCGGAGTTTGAAGAGGCGAAAGGGTATATCGAGCGGCTCGCATGTGATCTGAAGGTAATAATCCCTGGTAATCATGACGCGAAAAATGTCGGCTACCTTGGCTTTGAAGAGTTTTTCGGAGCACTGGTAAAGGTAGAGCGGAGCGAAGGGATAACCGTTGTCGGTATTGACTCGACTCAACCGGACCTCGATGAGGGCCATGTAGGGCGGGAGCTGTATGCATGGCTTGAGCAGAGCCTTGATACTGACGATTTTAAGGTTGTCGCACTTCATCACCATATAATTCCCGTTCCGAAAACCGGGCGAGAACGAAATATACTCACTGATGCTGGTGACGTACTCGAGTTGCTGATGAGATACAACGTCGACCTCGTGTTGTGTGGGCATAGACACGTGCCCTGGATCTGGGACCTGAACGGGATGATCATAGCAAATGCGGGTACCGCGTGCGCGGATCGTGTGAAATGGGGCATTCCGCAATCATTCAATCTCTTTGAACTCGAAGATGCGCAAAAAGGAACGATCAAGATATACCGGATGTACTCAGGTGGTGGCCAGGAGCTGGTTTTTGATGAGGAGAGGCAAAGAAGAGCGAAATGA
- the pstC gene encoding phosphate ABC transporter permease subunit PstC has translation MKGRLAEKIIEKLLFICALSSILIVFFIIAFILKEGFPALTLGGDFIAGMTWRPSRNQFGILPIVISTFIVGIGALAIAAAIGIPAAIYLAELSPEWFRNIIKPSIEMLVGIPSIVLGFFGLMVLVVFIRDTIGGYGECILAGWIILSIMTLPHVISISEDSIRAVPEAYKEASLGLGATHLQTIRRVILPHARSGILASLVLGMGNAIGETMAVLMVIGNPNIPWIPTGVLEPVRVLTSTIVIEISYAVWGSIHQHALFALGVVLFIIVALLNAITTAIIRKSVRRSGSR, from the coding sequence ATGAAGGGACGGCTAGCGGAGAAGATAATAGAGAAGTTGCTCTTCATCTGCGCGCTCTCTTCGATCCTTATCGTGTTCTTTATTATCGCATTCATCTTGAAGGAGGGCTTTCCTGCCTTAACCCTTGGCGGTGATTTCATCGCGGGGATGACTTGGCGCCCTTCCCGCAATCAATTTGGTATTTTACCGATTGTGATAAGTACCTTCATCGTCGGCATTGGCGCACTGGCGATCGCAGCTGCGATAGGAATACCAGCAGCGATTTATCTGGCAGAATTATCACCGGAATGGTTCAGAAACATCATAAAACCAAGCATTGAGATGCTGGTCGGGATACCGTCAATCGTGCTCGGCTTCTTTGGGTTAATGGTGCTCGTCGTGTTTATCAGAGATACTATTGGCGGCTATGGGGAATGCATCTTAGCAGGCTGGATAATTCTTTCGATAATGACTCTGCCGCACGTCATCAGCATATCCGAGGATTCTATTCGCGCGGTGCCCGAGGCGTATAAGGAGGCATCACTTGGGCTCGGTGCGACGCACTTACAGACGATTAGGAGAGTAATACTGCCCCATGCACGTTCCGGAATATTGGCTTCGCTGGTTCTGGGTATGGGCAACGCGATCGGTGAGACCATGGCGGTGCTGATGGTTATTGGGAATCCAAACATACCCTGGATTCCCACAGGCGTGTTAGAGCCCGTACGTGTGCTTACCTCCACGATCGTAATCGAAATTTCGTATGCAGTCTGGGGCTCGATACACCAGCATGCGCTGTTTGCCCTTGGCGTTGTTCTGTTTATCATCGTCGCGCTGCTCAATGCGATTACCACTGCGATCATACGAAAGAGCGTAAGGAGGAGCGGGAGCAGATGA
- the pstA gene encoding phosphate ABC transporter permease PstA produces MNNKEKLVTAGLCTTALISLVILFIVVGYIFVNGIGAISLEFLLESPYRFEQGGIFPQIIGSLCLVCVCLFFAVPLGVASAIYLAEYAPDNRLTSSVRFFVECLAGIPSIVIGLFGLIFLVYYLGFGISMLSGGLALGVMILPWTVRASEEAIKTVPQAYREASLALGATKLQTIRSVVLKSAYPGIITGVLLGMGKALGETAVVLLTAGSGLESFLPRSVFDPVGSLPVYVYMLATQGHTSAAFAATFGASLVLIALFLSISVFALVLRNRYIKRLTGGRRS; encoded by the coding sequence ATGAACAACAAGGAGAAGCTTGTAACCGCGGGTTTGTGCACAACGGCGCTTATATCTTTGGTTATTTTGTTCATCGTCGTTGGCTACATCTTCGTGAATGGGATCGGCGCAATAAGTCTCGAGTTCTTGCTCGAATCACCGTATCGATTTGAACAGGGCGGTATATTCCCGCAAATCATCGGGTCGTTATGTTTGGTTTGCGTCTGTTTGTTTTTCGCGGTTCCGTTAGGTGTGGCCTCGGCGATCTATCTCGCGGAATACGCGCCTGATAATAGACTTACCAGTAGTGTGCGGTTTTTTGTGGAATGTTTGGCGGGCATACCGTCAATCGTGATCGGCTTATTTGGACTGATATTCCTCGTCTATTACCTTGGGTTCGGCATTTCCATGCTCTCCGGCGGGTTGGCACTTGGGGTCATGATTCTGCCATGGACGGTGAGAGCGAGCGAAGAAGCGATAAAGACGGTACCTCAAGCGTACCGTGAGGCGTCCCTCGCGCTAGGAGCAACCAAGTTGCAAACCATCCGGAGCGTGGTGCTAAAAAGTGCCTATCCCGGAATTATCACCGGTGTTTTGTTAGGCATGGGAAAAGCGCTCGGGGAGACTGCTGTTGTTCTTTTAACCGCCGGTTCGGGGCTGGAATCCTTCTTGCCGAGATCCGTATTCGACCCTGTCGGCTCATTACCGGTTTATGTATACATGCTGGCTACGCAGGGGCATACGTCAGCCGCGTTCGCCGCTACTTTTGGAGCTTCGCTCGTGCTCATAGCACTATTCTTGTCGATAAGCGTATTTGCGCTAGTTCTTCGGAATCGCTACATTAAGCGTTTGACCGGCGGGAGGAGAAGTTAA
- the pstB gene encoding phosphate ABC transporter ATP-binding protein yields MSEIETRGLNVYYRDGTVHALKEVNIKIAANKITALIGPSGCGKTTFLRALNRMNELRGAKTTGEVLLDGRDIYNEKEDVIQLRKKVGMVFQQPNPFPMSIYDNVAYGPRIHGQRNKNLDGIVEESLKKAALWDEVEDRLEESALGFSGGQQQRLCIARALAVNPEVILFDEPCSALDPISTAKIEELMAELKSEYTIVIVTHNMQQAARASDFTAFFLMGELIEFGETDEIFERPKDKRTEDYITGRFG; encoded by the coding sequence ATGAGTGAGATAGAAACGAGGGGTTTGAATGTGTATTACAGAGATGGAACAGTGCACGCCTTAAAAGAGGTGAACATAAAGATTGCAGCGAATAAGATAACGGCGTTGATCGGACCATCGGGCTGCGGCAAGACGACTTTTCTCAGAGCGTTGAACCGGATGAACGAGCTGAGAGGCGCGAAAACGACTGGAGAGGTGTTGTTGGACGGCAGGGATATATATAATGAAAAAGAGGACGTCATTCAGTTGCGGAAGAAAGTAGGCATGGTATTTCAGCAGCCCAATCCCTTTCCGATGAGCATTTATGATAACGTCGCCTATGGTCCGCGGATTCACGGGCAGCGAAACAAGAATTTGGACGGAATTGTGGAAGAGAGCCTGAAGAAAGCGGCACTGTGGGATGAAGTCGAAGATCGGTTAGAAGAGAGCGCTTTGGGGTTCTCTGGTGGGCAGCAGCAGCGGTTATGCATTGCCCGTGCTCTCGCGGTGAATCCGGAAGTCATCCTCTTTGACGAGCCATGCTCAGCATTAGACCCCATATCGACTGCAAAAATTGAGGAGTTGATGGCTGAACTGAAGAGTGAGTATACAATCGTGATAGTCACGCACAATATGCAACAGGCAGCTCGGGCATCTGATTTTACCGCGTTCTTCCTCATGGGCGAACTGATCGAATTTGGTGAGACCGACGAGATCTTCGAGCGCCCAAAAGATAAGAGAACAGAAGATTATATTACTGGGAGGTTCGGCTAA
- the phoU gene encoding phosphate signaling complex protein PhoU gives MAVRKEYRAELETLKADVLKMGELATAAAENAIKALVAHDKDLASRLIEENSVIDKIEFDIENHCMKLLALQQPMAGDLRMIGTCLKIITDFDRISDLAGDIAEIVLIIADEPYAKPLIDIPRISEITQGMLADCLDSFSSHRIEKLEDFSQRDDMVDGLFGQIRRELLAIMIENPRSITNASHLIFIALHQERIADHACNIASRIIYMVTGRRRKLE, from the coding sequence ATGGCGGTACGAAAAGAATATAGAGCGGAATTAGAAACGCTCAAAGCGGATGTGTTGAAAATGGGCGAGCTCGCTACGGCGGCGGCGGAGAACGCGATCAAAGCTCTTGTCGCTCATGATAAAGACTTGGCATCAAGGCTGATCGAAGAGAACAGTGTAATAGACAAAATAGAATTCGACATAGAGAATCACTGTATGAAACTGCTAGCGCTACAACAGCCCATGGCCGGTGATCTCCGAATGATAGGAACGTGCTTAAAAATCATAACGGATTTCGACCGGATAAGTGACCTTGCGGGTGATATTGCCGAGATCGTGTTGATAATCGCGGATGAGCCGTATGCGAAACCGCTGATAGACATACCGCGGATATCAGAGATAACGCAGGGTATGCTTGCTGATTGCCTTGATTCGTTCTCATCGCACCGGATAGAGAAATTGGAAGATTTTTCACAACGCGACGACATGGTTGATGGTCTGTTCGGGCAGATTAGGCGGGAGTTGCTGGCTATAATGATCGAAAATCCACGCTCTATCACCAATGCGAGTCATCTCATCTTCATCGCCTTGCATCAGGAGCGAATAGCAGACCATGCATGTAACATTGCTTCTCGGATTATTTACATGGTTACCGGAAGGAGGCGGAAGTTAGAATGA
- a CDS encoding helix-turn-helix domain-containing protein, with amino-acid sequence MTIAEEIVAEIFVQDKPLPEVLSRAIKQKLGLRMGDFSEKSGISASTLYKILSGERDPNLRTFRRILSTIQEIEADAASKKHKFIGIIGTRGVLDEIEQTTITVGRETMDIKEYAVTGIEEAIIRSMQAERDGASALVCAPIVSSTVEKVVTIPVATIRPKTSITRAIELVAKKIS; translated from the coding sequence ATGACCATCGCTGAGGAGATCGTAGCCGAGATCTTCGTGCAGGATAAACCGCTCCCTGAAGTACTGTCACGAGCGATTAAACAGAAATTGGGACTGCGCATGGGTGACTTCAGTGAGAAATCGGGCATATCAGCAAGCACGCTTTATAAAATCCTATCGGGTGAGCGTGATCCGAATTTGCGCACCTTCCGACGGATATTAAGCACAATACAAGAGATAGAAGCCGACGCGGCAAGCAAGAAGCACAAATTTATTGGCATTATTGGTACGCGGGGTGTGTTAGACGAGATAGAACAAACGACAATCACCGTGGGCCGAGAGACTATGGACATCAAGGAATATGCGGTTACGGGCATCGAAGAGGCGATCATCAGGTCGATGCAAGCGGAACGGGACGGGGCATCCGCACTGGTCTGTGCCCCTATCGTCAGTTCCACGGTTGAGAAGGTCGTTACTATACCGGTCGCCACGATACGGCCAAAAACCAGCATTACGAGGGCTATTGAACTCGTGGCGAAGAAGATAAGCTGA
- a CDS encoding methanogenesis marker 16 metalloprotein: MAKRRTVAEIAEKVESETAVVMTAEELCNSVRDGEEIGFEAVDVVTSATCGVMSGTYAALSFPVAERDAFERAAKVFLNGVPAFVGPCPNERLGIVDVIVYGSSRRDNSYGGGHLFRALVAHEEIAVVVETADGQELETTTTLDDIPFARLCSTRNAFKNYFAFVNAHEGEVASIFSVDNLKGPCKKLSFSGCGELNPLEKDPLLETIGIGTKILMNGAEGFVIGQGTRSSAEKPNLMGIADMHGMQPEYIGGFRTSAGPEIVNSWAVPIPIVNERVLETAKKLDEAIPLGVMDVHTRLPVGEITYADVWRDVSVRFVRSSCIECEECQVVSRCPMGAFDALTKELNEAVCCNCGACVPVCTGGAFNSDLGVVTVAGKEIPVTLRQSDRKRAAQLAAMLKQKILDGSFTLVERVARLNI; encoded by the coding sequence ATGGCGAAGAGAAGGACCGTAGCGGAGATAGCCGAGAAAGTAGAAAGCGAGACGGCGGTGGTGATGACTGCCGAGGAGCTTTGCAACAGCGTACGGGATGGTGAGGAGATCGGATTTGAAGCTGTAGATGTCGTCACTTCTGCTACGTGCGGCGTGATGAGCGGAACGTATGCAGCCCTTTCGTTTCCTGTCGCGGAACGAGACGCGTTTGAGCGTGCAGCAAAAGTCTTCTTGAACGGTGTGCCGGCATTTGTGGGGCCCTGCCCGAACGAGCGGCTGGGGATCGTGGATGTAATCGTTTACGGGTCCTCCCGCAGGGATAACAGCTATGGGGGCGGGCATCTGTTCAGAGCGCTGGTTGCGCATGAAGAGATAGCGGTCGTGGTGGAAACCGCAGACGGTCAAGAGCTCGAAACGACAACGACGCTCGATGATATCCCGTTTGCGAGACTCTGCAGCACGCGTAATGCGTTTAAGAACTATTTTGCCTTTGTCAATGCGCACGAGGGCGAAGTAGCATCGATATTTTCCGTGGACAACTTGAAAGGCCCGTGTAAGAAACTGTCGTTCTCGGGCTGTGGCGAGTTGAACCCTCTGGAGAAAGATCCGCTTTTGGAGACGATCGGCATAGGCACGAAAATCTTGATGAACGGCGCCGAGGGTTTTGTTATCGGTCAGGGCACACGGAGCTCTGCGGAAAAGCCGAATTTGATGGGTATCGCAGATATGCACGGGATGCAGCCTGAGTATATCGGTGGTTTTCGGACTTCCGCAGGGCCAGAGATAGTAAATTCCTGGGCAGTGCCTATCCCGATAGTGAACGAGCGCGTGCTGGAGACCGCCAAGAAGCTCGATGAGGCGATACCGCTGGGTGTTATGGATGTCCATACCAGACTGCCGGTGGGTGAAATCACCTATGCCGATGTCTGGCGTGACGTTTCCGTGCGGTTCGTTCGCTCAAGCTGTATCGAATGCGAAGAGTGTCAGGTTGTGAGCCGGTGCCCGATGGGAGCTTTTGATGCTCTGACCAAAGAGCTGAACGAGGCTGTATGCTGCAACTGCGGTGCATGCGTACCAGTATGCACGGGCGGAGCCTTTAACTCCGATCTCGGCGTTGTTACGGTTGCGGGCAAGGAGATCCCGGTGACTCTGCGGCAGTCAGACAGGAAACGGGCGGCACAATTAGCGGCGATGCTGAAGCAGAAGATTTTGGACGGCAGTTTCACGCTTGTGGAGCGGGTAGCACGGCTTAACATTTGA
- a CDS encoding cysteate synthase produces MGTEKYHLKCVEGGELVVTDGYTNTCPEGHDSLLRTVYSKKQIQKRSGQGMFNYIDWLPVDEAIPTSASPITYKSDGFGKELGLMNLYIGFSGYWPERGAFMKTCTFKELEALPTVQRVKERAGGKIVIVASAGNTSRAFAEVAAATGMPVVTVVPSGSLPRMWTTTGNHDSIFLIAVDGDYSDAIAVGKQIVQMEGLVEEGGVKNVARRDGMGVVELEAAFAMSGLPDYYFQAVGSGTGAIAAWEAFSRLIDDGRFGTKMPRIVIAQNFPFAPMVSAWQAGRAEFIADMDMKDAESAIQQMYADVLSTRNPPYSIRGGVYDMLSSTNGTMYGITNDEAREAEKLFEGEEGIDLDPAASVAVASLIKAVDDGVVKTEDRILLNITGGGYKRVKEDCKRYEIGARCEMKPSDQGALDDVEKELREFFRAP; encoded by the coding sequence ATGGGAACAGAAAAGTATCATTTGAAATGTGTGGAAGGCGGAGAGCTTGTAGTTACCGACGGCTATACAAATACGTGTCCTGAAGGTCACGATTCGCTGTTACGGACGGTGTATAGCAAAAAGCAGATACAGAAACGTTCGGGACAGGGCATGTTCAACTATATTGACTGGCTGCCCGTGGACGAGGCGATACCGACGAGTGCGAGTCCGATCACGTACAAAAGCGACGGATTCGGAAAAGAACTTGGACTGATGAATTTGTACATAGGGTTTAGCGGGTACTGGCCGGAGCGAGGGGCGTTCATGAAGACCTGCACATTCAAGGAGTTAGAGGCACTGCCGACGGTACAACGCGTGAAAGAACGCGCAGGCGGGAAAATCGTGATCGTGGCTTCGGCTGGGAATACGTCACGAGCGTTTGCGGAGGTCGCCGCTGCAACGGGCATGCCCGTTGTCACAGTCGTGCCAAGCGGTTCTCTCCCGCGGATGTGGACGACTACGGGCAACCACGACAGCATCTTCTTGATCGCCGTGGATGGCGATTACTCGGATGCCATCGCCGTCGGCAAGCAGATAGTACAGATGGAGGGGCTCGTAGAAGAAGGCGGAGTAAAGAACGTAGCGAGAAGGGATGGCATGGGTGTGGTCGAGCTTGAAGCAGCATTCGCAATGAGCGGTCTGCCGGACTATTATTTCCAGGCGGTGGGCAGCGGCACGGGCGCGATCGCCGCGTGGGAAGCGTTTAGCAGGCTCATTGACGATGGCCGCTTTGGTACGAAAATGCCGAGGATCGTGATCGCGCAGAATTTCCCGTTCGCGCCTATGGTCAGTGCCTGGCAGGCTGGTCGAGCGGAGTTCATCGCAGATATGGACATGAAAGATGCAGAATCGGCGATTCAGCAGATGTACGCCGACGTGCTCTCCACAAGGAATCCGCCGTATTCCATCAGAGGCGGCGTCTACGATATGCTTTCGAGTACGAACGGGACGATGTACGGAATAACGAACGACGAGGCACGGGAAGCAGAGAAATTATTCGAGGGTGAGGAAGGGATCGATCTTGACCCTGCGGCATCCGTGGCGGTTGCGTCTTTGATAAAAGCCGTGGATGACGGGGTCGTTAAAACGGAGGACAGGATTTTGCTGAATATCACCGGCGGCGGTTATAAACGAGTGAAAGAAGATTGTAAACGGTACGAAATCGGAGCACGGTGTGAGATGAAACCCTCTGATCAAGGGGCGTTGGATGACGTTGAAAAGGAGCTGAGGGAGTTTTTTAGGGCACCGTAA